CGATGATATCTTTCTTGGTCGGTCTCTAAGAAGTTCAATTTGATGTATAGAAAATTCCATGTCTTTTTGTGCATCAAAGTAAAGATCCTTCAATTGAATATTAGCAGGTTGGTTCTAATGCTAGGAACGCCTCCAATTATTCCAACTTGGAACAATTGAATTTCTATATGAAGCTCTTTTAAAGCCTCATaggtcatgttacaaaaacttgcaccTGTACTATCAATTGATCTGTCAAATATCAAAGTTGCTTCGCTTGTAATTCTCTTTAGCTTGATGAAACACCCAGCTATTTCACCCCATTTTGTCTACCTACTACTCCGATctgtaaatttatttttgagttttAATGTAATGTGTGTTTTCCTTCAAATTTAAAATGATTGTTGCTTACTTATTTTTTCTAATGACATAAGAAAAAAGGATCGACGAGTCGCCAAAGAAGACAGCCTGTTCTTGCTCTATATTGTAGAGCAAGAAGCCATTTGTGAAGTGTGTGACCGGAAGCAACCATATCGTCTGCCAGCAACTCTATATTGTATTATTTTCTTAGAGGAAGATGTCATACGATGATGTGAGGCGAATGCTCTTGCACAGCTTGCCTCGAAACAGATGGATCTGACCGGGGAAGAGAGTGGCTTGTATGTAGCAGAGTCTAACATAAGGCATTGCAGACTACAGTTTTCTCTACACACCACCTGTATATCGATCACGTTGACTGCAGAATCAATTCTATATATTCTTGGTGTGTTTATGTTGTCTCCATATTGGCCCTGGTTTCAGATATGTTGGTGATAAGCGGAAGAAGGATCTTGTTGAAGCATTTGTGTGACAGGATAAGCTCAAACACTTGCAATGAGGATAAACTGGTGGTAGTGAACTGATGCATTCATTCTTGTAGTCACTGTATTCTTTGGGGATGCAAGGCCATCGAGAAGGTAATTGAATTATGATACTATCAACCTGTACCTTTGATTTTTGTTTATTTAAGAACATCCTAATTATGTTGTTAGCTTTTCAGGAAGTAAAAGAATTAGACAATGGGTTTGAAAGCAGAAAAGGACTCCATTGGATGAAGAAAAGAGGAAATGTGCCCTCAAATAGAAAGAAGTTTGGTGCGAGTAAATACTATTAGCAAACTAGCAGACAAGTCCTTTTCTTGCTTCAACCACTGACAGAGAACCAAGTGATGTCGTAGGACATTGGTGGTGAGCAGAAGCTAATGTTCTTCGATGACTTATCATCTTCTAGCAGAATAGTAATCTCTCATTGTCTCATCTGCATGTAGAGACATTATTGCTGAAAGAAGAACAACACAAGCACTCATCCTCCATCTTCTTATATCTCCATCAGATCTTGCAATCGTGCCATTACTGAGCTTGGGAGCCCGAGAAGCACGTTGAtgcccttcctcttcctctccttcccatgGGACAGGAACAGGATCACCTCCTTCTCAGGTAGAGTCACAGGCCCGGACTGCACTGGCACCCCCCACCCGAAGTCCGTGGTGTGGAAGGACAGCCGAGACCAGGTTGTGATCAGAAGAGTGGCCGTCAACGAAGGCCTCGCCCTCGTGGCTTCGAAGTAGTCCATCGCCGATCTCATGTACTCATCAGTCACCGTCTTGACTGCGTCCTGCACCAGGCCGACGGCGAACGAGAGCGGGCGGCCCAGAAGCTCCCCTGCCGTGCTCAGGCAGGCGGTGAGCATGGTGCCGTTGCCGAAGTAGCCCTTCGGCAGCGGGGGATCGAATCGGGACCTCCCGTCGACCGCGAACAGGAGCTTCGTCTTTTGCCCCGGCTGCAGCCTCAGCGCCTCCGTCCGGGCTCTCCACACGTGGCCGGAGAGCGCCTCGAAGGTCGTGCACTTGGCGAGAGCTCCGTCTTCCAGAGCTCTCCTCTTCACGCGTCCGAGCTTCTCAGGCTCGAAGCAGAAGGACCTGTACGCCATCTCTTCACCGTACAGTGCCGTGGTGTCGGAGACGTCTTCGATCTCGGCGAACTCGTGGTGGGGGAAACTGACGAGAGGAGGATTTCGAGACTCGAGAACGGTGCGGTCGACGAACGGCGGCACCGATATCGGCAGGCCTCGTGCCGTTTCGCCCCAGGAGTTGACGAACTCCATCGCTCCCAACCCATCGAACATGCAGTGGTTGACGGCTAGCCCAAGGATGAATCCCCCGCTCCTGAACGTAGTGACCTGAAGGAAGCACGCGATGAGCTTCCGATGATTGTATGATCGAAACAAGCTGCAAGGGTGCGAGTTCCGAACCTGAACGACCAATGGCGGCATCTCCAGCAAGTTATTGGCACCGAGAATGGTGTAGACGAGCTTGCCGAGAGTGTCGGGGTTAGGCTTCGTGATGTCGCCAACGGCCTCCATCTCGCAATCTGCTTCAGCCTTCACGAACACCACCCCTTCTCCGGTGCAATCGACGATGAGCTTCCCCTCGTCGCTGATCGCCAGCCGCCCGGCGAGCGGGTAGTAGTGAACGAGGACCTTCGCCAGAGCCGCCTTGATCACTTGCGCAGCTTCCTCGTTCCGCTTCTCCTGCGACCTGAAGCAGTATACGGTCCGAACTATGACCGCAATGTTCTGGTCGAGGTTGGAGAGGAAGTAGAGGCCCTTCGCCGTCTCTTCCGCCGGCGGAACAAGCGTCGGTTCCCCTTGCTCCACACAGAGTTCAAACTTCTCTCTCGGCTCTGCAATCTGACCACCGCATACACAAACAAAAAGTATAGTCTCTGCACGTCAACCATACATACCGTCAAAACATAGAACTGAGTTGAGATGTAGTCTACCATGTTCGACAGCTGAGACATCTGATTAGAAGCTCGAGAAAGAAGACGAGAGATGGTTGGTTCCATGGGGCTAACACACGGTGCAATTTATAGAGAGCTTGAGACGAGAAGTCGACTGGTGGATGGGAGGGATGAAGTGCACAGCTAACAGTTTTGAGAGCTCAGAGGATGTGAGCCATCACGATCTCTTCTGTTGATGTGATTGACCTCCCAACCTACAGGACTCCCATATCATTGGCCCAAATCAGCAAAGTCGCATTGCGAGTGATGATTACCATGGATGACAATAATAGATCATGCTGGTCATTGAATGTTAGGATGCTGCAGTCTTGGACTGCCAGTGTGATGTCAGTGTCACTGGATTGCATTGCTGTAGAGGCGGGTGCAGACTCCATCACACCACAAGTAGCAAGGTTGCATGCATGGAGGAGGCCATGAGTCACATGGAAGGGGCTGTTGGCCTATATATGCTTTGGTAAGCCTAAAATAGTCAACTAATAATAGTGTGTTGAGATTCTCAAATCTATCACATCTATAGGGCAGGCTGCCTCATTTGATCCATATATATTGTATGATATGTATACCATCTGATTTGGTGAAAGACTTTACCACAATCAATCCATAATCATCTTCCATACAAGGAAAAGTCTAgaatttaaattatcatatttgtcATTTTAGGATAAATTTAAGATCCATAATCCAACCACATTACCTTCTTAACATCCATCTTTTTGCTCTGCTAATTTTCTTGACACCAAATGCATTGGATGGATTCCTTGGACTTAAAAGAGCATGCCATCTATGTACATCAAATAGTGTCTATTTACAACTGTGTAATTATTGTTCATCCTTCCATCACATTCGGTATACTTCTCATCCTGGACTATCTACAGAGTGTTGCTGCTGGATGTTTGTCTTTGATGTTGTACCTAACTTTTTTCGGTATCATCTTTGCATGCTAATCGTCTTCCATGAGTGTGATTTGGCGTTCATGAGTAGGATCTGATCAGTCGAAAGCTCTGAAACGAGGCCCTgaagaggttgccaaagaagaaacTGACAGTGCTGACCACCTCGGGAGGAGGCTTCGCTTCGAGTAGAGGGTTCTGCTTCACCCTTACTATCGTCTGCCCGAGCTGTCTGCGTATCGAATCGATCGTCTTGGCATCCACAGGGTTGCCTGATGTCTCAGAAAGATGGAAGGTGTCTACTTCTTTGCCTCCCTCGGTCGAAATCTCTGCTCTTCTGATGGTCAAGCCATTCTCTCGGAATACCCTTGTGATCTCTGAGAGAGAGCCAACTTCGTCCTCTGTCTTCAGCTCCAATTCGAGACCCTGCACATGGCCAAAGACGATATAAGTAACGCAAGCAGTGAAAACCATTCACAATATTTGGGAATTCGATCGTACATCTGAAGCTCTTCTCTCTACAGCTGCCTCAAGACACCGAATCAGATGCTGTTGCTCGCCCTCTGAGCTTATGGGGAGGCCATCTACATGTCTTATATAGTATTCCTTCAATCGGACTCGAAAGATTAGGACTGGCTTAAAGGAAACAGTATAGCTTACACAAGATACGTACCTGATAAGCTTCTTCCTTTCCTGCACTGGCAGTCCCATGAAACACAACATACTGCATGTCTGTGAGTGTGCAAATGGTGTCAAACAGAAGCTTGGGCCGGTCCTTGGATCTCAAGATTACCACAGTGTAGTCCTTGTCGGAACAGTCCATCACAGTGACTTGGGGTCTAGATTTATTCCCCACAGCTTCTTTCACTTCAACCCTCTCGTAATCCCGGTCATGGAACATCATCTGATGCAACCTCCTCTCTGTGTGGGTGAGCCCCATCGACACGGTCATCGTCCCCATCCTTGGATCGTGATCACCTCTAAGAACATTGCAGAGGAGCTCCTTGAGGGTGGAGAGCTGTTGGGGGTCTTCGATTGCTCCCTCGGTGGACTCATGGGTGACATGAAGCACTGCTGCAACTCTGTTGTTGTGTGTCCATAGCTCAGCTTTCACCACATGACTCATCTGGGTTGCAAGAACAGCGCATATTTCGGATAGCAATCCAGGCCTGTCGGAGCCTGTTATCTCAATTAATGTGTCCTCTGTTGACGGCATTATACCGACTGAATTCTGAAGCTTAGGGAATAAGCAAGCCTCTGACTCCAGGGACTGGACAAACGTAATAACAAACAGAAAACAATCAAGCTGATGCCATTTATCTAACATGTTCGTCAAGCAATGGTGGCAAAGTTTGTCTCACGAAACTGGTGATTTGAGCTGATATATATGAATGTTGAGAAGaacaaatgaagaaaaatatgctaGATTTGGATAGAACTCATCATGTATGTTATAGTTGAGCTAAAAGTAATGGAAATATGCCacactaaaaattttaattaatacctTTTTAATGTAGGAGATGATCTCCTCGTCCCACAGTTTGTTTCCATCGCAGTCGGTCACATTAAATACTGGAAAATGAGAAGAATTAGGAACTATTTCTTCCCTTTGTTCGATCTTATTGAGACTCGGAGAGCATACCATCCATGAACCAACTTCCATCCGAAGATATATAGGCCTTTCTGATGACAAGGTCCAGATCAGTGAGGACTTGAACAACTTCTAGCAGAATCCCATGCTTGTTGACACTATCCACCTAAAACAATGAACACGTACAATATCTaagagacaattcatcaaaaacaAAGCATGCAACCTTTGGTTCCGCAGTGATTTAAGCTTATGTTCACTCAAAAAGCCTCTCACTTACTCTAATAACTGTTGCATCACCGCAAGAATCATTATCTATCACAACCCTGCATTGCAGAACCAAAGACATGAGGTGAGATTCCAAAAAAAAAGTTtgaagcaaaagtaatgaggtagAATGAAAGAATCTTAAAAATGAACAAACAACAACAAGGAATCTTTTATGTTTCTTTTGCGAAGATTCGGTGCTCAGAAAGGCCAAAGCAAAAGCCATGGAAAAGGGATTCCATCCAATCACAACATGACTCAAAAATGTGGAAGAACCCTAAACCAATGAAGACCCAAAGAAAAAGTACAAAGGGAGGATTACTCACACCTAATAATCACATCCAACACAAGATATCTAAGATTGAAACAAACCATGCTGAAATGATGTGAGAATAAGAACCAGAAAAGAGATGCCATTGCAGAGCCTAGCTGACAAAATAATTCAAGCAGATCAAAGCATCCAAAACACTAAGAACACTAAATCAAGAACAGAGCGAACTACACAAAACAAAGATTCTTACATAAGAGGAAGAAACGAAAAGCTACACAGGAGAGGAGAAGGAGCAAGAAATTCCTAGGAAAGCAAACCCAATCATCTCCCCATAAACAAAGCAGAAATGAAAAACCATATCTGCTCATCTCTTCCATACAGAAACTTTAGCACCGCATCACAAACAAAAATGGAAAGTCCTGCAAAATAGACCACATACCAAAGCAATATGCTCCAAGAATCAAGCAATTACATCAAAGCAAAGAGTGCTAAACTCATGTCACCTCGGAGGGTTCATCCTCCTAATGAGCTTGGCGAATTCATCGTCTTCCACATCCATCTCCACCTCCGGGTACCTCCTCATCGTCCCCAAACAAGTGAACTAGACCAAGCTCAAGAGAACAGAGAGctcctcttctctcttcttctccctgtaTATAAGAGAGAGGTATACAGGGAAGGTAACTTTTGTAAATCAGTCCCTACAATATCTGAAATTTTATTTCTAATTCCTTAAATTGATATAAGCCCTCGACAGGGTAGGTATTTTGGGCATTTAATATTTTCCAGGGATTGATATGTAATTGTAGTTTGTTCATCTCCATCTCCCGCGATCTGACATGGCGATTTCCCATTGGTTCGACGACTGGTCGCTGTGCTGATGGCGTGATTTGAGAAGCGTACACCTGTTATGATATTTTCACGGATGGATTCGGGAGACGGAGTGGGGGGGAGGGCGAGGGGGGTGTCCGATTAAGCGTCGGCGCGCGTGTGTCGGGGGGAGACTAAAACGTGTGAGGTGTTTGCCACGTGCGTGTGGGCCGCTTCCCGTTATTTCGACGATGAGACCGGAGAGAGTGACCGGTTCTCCCGACGGGCCAAATTATCTTGTGCGTATTATGTATCCACGCGCAAAGTCAAAGCATCAATGAAAAGGAGCGTATTTGGATTTATAATAACGATATTTAGTATGAAGATAATGGGAGGTGGATATTGTGAAGAGAAAGTTGTTGATATTTTGATCAGCTCGACCTAGTTTGGATCCATATGTGTAGAATTATTTGATGTGTCATCTAAATGAAGACTAAAGTTGGAAGAGATTTCTGGACTAGGTTCATTCAATGATCAAATTAGTAAACCAATGTATATGAGTGTGACTACGAGTagtcaaa
The window above is part of the Musa acuminata AAA Group cultivar baxijiao chromosome BXJ2-6, Cavendish_Baxijiao_AAA, whole genome shotgun sequence genome. Proteins encoded here:
- the LOC135614730 gene encoding omega-hydroxypalmitate O-feruloyl transferase-like, which produces MEPTISRLLSRASNQMSQLSNMIAEPREKFELCVEQGEPTLVPPAEETAKGLYFLSNLDQNIAVIVRTVYCFRSQEKRNEEAAQVIKAALAKVLVHYYPLAGRLAISDEGKLIVDCTGEGVVFVKAEADCEMEAVGDITKPNPDTLGKLVYTILGANNLLEMPPLVVQVTTFRSGGFILGLAVNHCMFDGLGAMEFVNSWGETARGLPISVPPFVDRTVLESRNPPLVSFPHHEFAEIEDVSDTTALYGEEMAYRSFCFEPEKLGRVKRRALEDGALAKCTTFEALSGHVWRARTEALRLQPGQKTKLLFAVDGRSRFDPPLPKGYFGNGTMLTACLSTAGELLGRPLSFAVGLVQDAVKTVTDEYMRSAMDYFEATRARPSLTATLLITTWSRLSFHTTDFGWGVPVQSGPVTLPEKEVILFLSHGKERKRKGINVLLGLPSSVMARLQDLMEI
- the LOC135585991 gene encoding ACT domain-containing protein ACR4-like isoform X5, producing the protein MRRYPEVEMDVEDDEFAKLIRRMNPPRVVIDNDSCGDATVIRVDSVNKHGILLEVVQVLTDLDLVIRKAYISSDGSWFMDVFNVTDCDGNKLWDEEIISYIKKSLESEACLFPKLQNSVGIMPSTEDTLIEITGSDRPGLLSEICAVLATQMSHVVKAELWTHNNRVAAVLHVTHESTEGAIEDPQQLSTLKELLCNVLRGDHDPRMGTMTVSMGLTHTERRLHQMMFHDRDYERVEVKEAVGNKSRPQVTVMDCSDKDYTVVILRSKDRPKLLFDTICTLTDMQYVVFHGTASAGKEEAYQGLELELKTEDEVGSLSEITRVFRENGLTIRRAEISTEGGKEVDTFHLSETSGNPVDAKTIDSIRRQLGQTIVRVKQNPLLEAKPPPEVVSTVSFFFGNLFRASFQSFRLIRSYS
- the LOC135585991 gene encoding ACT domain-containing protein ACR6-like isoform X1, which codes for MRRYPEVEMDVEDDEFAKLIRRMNPPRVVIDNDSCGDATVIRVDSVNKHGILLEVVQVLTDLDLVIRKAYISSDGSWFMDVFNVTDCDGNKLWDEEIISYIKKSLESEACLFPKLQNSVGIMPSTEDTLIEITGSDRPGLLSEICAVLATQMSHVVKAELWTHNNRVAAVLHVTHESTEGAIEDPQQLSTLKELLCNVLRGDHDPRMGTMTVSMGLTHTERRLHQMMFHDRDYERVEVKEAVGNKSRPQVTVMDCSDKDYTVVILRSKDRPKLLFDTICTLTDMQYVVFHGTASAGKEEAYQEYYIRHVDGLPISSEGEQQHLIRCLEAAVERRASDGLELELKTEDEVGSLSEITRVFRENGLTIRRAEISTEGGKEVDTFHLSETSGNPVDAKTIDSIRRQLGQTIVRVKQNPLLEAKPPPEVVSTVSFFFGNLFRASFQSFRLIRSYS
- the LOC135585991 gene encoding ACT domain-containing protein ACR4-like isoform X6 — translated: MDVFNVTDCDGNKLWDEEIISYIKKSLESEACLFPKLQNSVGIMPSTEDTLIEITGSDRPGLLSEICAVLATQMSHVVKAELWTHNNRVAAVLHVTHESTEGAIEDPQQLSTLKELLCNVLRGDHDPRMGTMTVSMGLTHTERRLHQMMFHDRDYERVEVKEAVGNKSRPQVTVMDCSDKDYTVVILRSKDRPKLLFDTICTLTDMQYVVFHGTASAGKEEAYQEYYIRHVDGLPISSEGEQQHLIRCLEAAVERRASDGLELELKTEDEVGSLSEITRVFRENGLTIRRAEISTEGGKEVDTFHLSETSGNPVDAKTIDSIRRQLGQTIVRVKQNPLLEAKPPPEVVSTVSFFFGNLFRASFQSFRLIRSYS
- the LOC135585991 gene encoding ACT domain-containing protein ACR4-like isoform X3, whose protein sequence is MSLALFALMVVIDNDSCGDATVIRVDSVNKHGILLEVVQVLTDLDLVIRKAYISSDGSWFMDVFNVTDCDGNKLWDEEIISYIKKSLESEACLFPKLQNSVGIMPSTEDTLIEITGSDRPGLLSEICAVLATQMSHVVKAELWTHNNRVAAVLHVTHESTEGAIEDPQQLSTLKELLCNVLRGDHDPRMGTMTVSMGLTHTERRLHQMMFHDRDYERVEVKEAVGNKSRPQVTVMDCSDKDYTVVILRSKDRPKLLFDTICTLTDMQYVVFHGTASAGKEEAYQEYYIRHVDGLPISSEGEQQHLIRCLEAAVERRASDGLELELKTEDEVGSLSEITRVFRENGLTIRRAEISTEGGKEVDTFHLSETSGNPVDAKTIDSIRRQLGQTIVRVKQNPLLEAKPPPEVVSTVSFFFGNLFRASFQSFRLIRSYS
- the LOC135585991 gene encoding ACT domain-containing protein ACR4-like isoform X2, with the protein product MVFHFCFVYGEMIGVVIDNDSCGDATVIRVDSVNKHGILLEVVQVLTDLDLVIRKAYISSDGSWFMDVFNVTDCDGNKLWDEEIISYIKKSLESEACLFPKLQNSVGIMPSTEDTLIEITGSDRPGLLSEICAVLATQMSHVVKAELWTHNNRVAAVLHVTHESTEGAIEDPQQLSTLKELLCNVLRGDHDPRMGTMTVSMGLTHTERRLHQMMFHDRDYERVEVKEAVGNKSRPQVTVMDCSDKDYTVVILRSKDRPKLLFDTICTLTDMQYVVFHGTASAGKEEAYQEYYIRHVDGLPISSEGEQQHLIRCLEAAVERRASDGLELELKTEDEVGSLSEITRVFRENGLTIRRAEISTEGGKEVDTFHLSETSGNPVDAKTIDSIRRQLGQTIVRVKQNPLLEAKPPPEVVSTVSFFFGNLFRASFQSFRLIRSYS
- the LOC135585991 gene encoding ACT domain-containing protein ACR4-like isoform X4, with product MVVIDNDSCGDATVIRVDSVNKHGILLEVVQVLTDLDLVIRKAYISSDGSWFMDVFNVTDCDGNKLWDEEIISYIKKSLESEACLFPKLQNSVGIMPSTEDTLIEITGSDRPGLLSEICAVLATQMSHVVKAELWTHNNRVAAVLHVTHESTEGAIEDPQQLSTLKELLCNVLRGDHDPRMGTMTVSMGLTHTERRLHQMMFHDRDYERVEVKEAVGNKSRPQVTVMDCSDKDYTVVILRSKDRPKLLFDTICTLTDMQYVVFHGTASAGKEEAYQEYYIRHVDGLPISSEGEQQHLIRCLEAAVERRASDGLELELKTEDEVGSLSEITRVFRENGLTIRRAEISTEGGKEVDTFHLSETSGNPVDAKTIDSIRRQLGQTIVRVKQNPLLEAKPPPEVVSTVSFFFGNLFRASFQSFRLIRSYS